The following coding sequences lie in one Haladaptatus sp. DJG-WS-42 genomic window:
- a CDS encoding threonine--tRNA ligase, translating into MKLLFIHADHLSFEAKKEAGRDIAETEGVPMSGRMDDCVTVFISVESGDAASVDGVVENAAAELRDVTTQLNADKVVLYPYAHLSDDLAPPDVAKRVFRELEAELKDEYELLRAPFGWYKAFEISCKGHPLSELSRHVSAHRDEEAEAEERAPSEWHVLTPDGELLDPLEAKDQFSEDFQSLIAAEVEGVTASKGQEPPHLALMAEKEFVGYDELSDIGNLRWYPRGKLVRDSLMQYVSDLVIDYGGMPVETPIMYDLGARSISEHAEKFGERQYRFESGDRRMMLRFAACFGQFSIMRDMHISKNDLPLRIYEMSTYSFRREQRGEVLGLKRQRAFTMPDMHTATKDMAQAKAEFEKQAKLGYATGADLGVSYEGVFRMTSAFYDEHRDWVKSVVADVGKPVLLERIPERHHYWSAKIDFAVIDGLRRPIENPTVQIDVESAERFGIEYSDGQQRHHPNILHYSPSGSIERVMAALLEHAATEDVPRLPTWLSPTQVRFIPVSDDHVAYCDELVEKLSATRIRADVDERAETVGKRIVKAERDWVPYYVVVGDEELDAGEFKVNRRAAGDEVRHSFAALREAVDAEIGDRPRRPRYLPAHMSAHPHFTGA; encoded by the coding sequence ATGAAACTCCTGTTCATCCACGCAGACCACCTCTCGTTCGAGGCGAAAAAAGAAGCTGGCCGCGACATCGCGGAAACCGAGGGCGTCCCCATGTCCGGACGCATGGACGACTGCGTCACCGTCTTCATCAGCGTCGAATCCGGCGACGCAGCGAGCGTCGACGGCGTCGTCGAAAACGCCGCCGCAGAACTCCGCGACGTCACGACCCAACTGAATGCAGACAAGGTGGTGCTGTATCCCTACGCCCACCTGAGCGACGACCTCGCGCCACCCGACGTTGCAAAGCGCGTCTTCCGCGAACTCGAGGCCGAACTGAAAGACGAATACGAACTCCTGCGCGCACCCTTTGGCTGGTACAAAGCGTTCGAAATCTCCTGTAAGGGCCACCCGCTCTCAGAGCTTTCCAGACATGTGAGCGCCCACCGCGACGAGGAAGCAGAAGCAGAAGAACGCGCCCCCAGCGAGTGGCACGTCCTCACGCCCGACGGCGAGTTGCTCGACCCACTTGAAGCGAAGGACCAGTTCAGTGAGGACTTCCAGTCGCTCATCGCCGCCGAAGTCGAAGGCGTCACCGCGAGCAAAGGCCAAGAACCCCCACACCTCGCACTGATGGCCGAGAAAGAATTCGTCGGCTACGACGAGCTATCCGATATCGGCAACCTCCGGTGGTATCCGCGCGGGAAACTCGTCCGCGACTCGCTGATGCAGTACGTTTCTGACCTCGTTATCGACTACGGCGGGATGCCCGTCGAGACGCCCATTATGTACGACTTGGGCGCACGGTCGATTAGCGAGCACGCAGAGAAGTTCGGTGAGCGCCAGTACCGTTTCGAGTCCGGTGACCGACGCATGATGCTCCGCTTTGCCGCCTGCTTCGGGCAGTTTTCCATCATGCGCGACATGCACATCTCGAAAAACGACTTGCCGCTGCGAATCTACGAGATGAGCACCTACTCGTTCCGCCGCGAACAGCGCGGTGAGGTGTTGGGGCTGAAACGCCAGCGGGCGTTCACGATGCCCGATATGCACACCGCGACGAAGGACATGGCGCAGGCCAAAGCGGAGTTCGAAAAGCAGGCGAAACTCGGCTACGCGACGGGCGCAGACTTGGGTGTCTCGTACGAGGGTGTTTTCCGCATGACCAGCGCGTTCTACGACGAGCACCGCGACTGGGTCAAAAGTGTGGTCGCGGACGTAGGAAAACCCGTGCTCCTCGAACGCATCCCCGAACGCCACCACTACTGGTCTGCGAAAATCGACTTCGCCGTCATCGACGGCCTGCGTCGCCCCATCGAGAATCCGACGGTGCAGATCGACGTCGAAAGCGCCGAACGCTTCGGTATCGAGTACAGCGACGGCCAGCAAAGGCACCACCCGAACATCCTGCACTACTCACCGAGCGGGAGCATCGAACGGGTGATGGCCGCCCTCCTCGAACACGCCGCGACCGAGGACGTGCCGCGACTGCCGACGTGGCTCTCGCCGACGCAGGTCAGGTTCATCCCGGTGAGCGACGACCACGTGGCTTATTGCGATGAATTAGTGGAGAAACTGTCGGCGACGAGGATTCGCGCCGACGTAGACGAGCGCGCCGAAACGGTCGGCAAGCGCATCGTGAAAGCAGAACGCGACTGGGTGCCCTACTACGTCGTCGTTGGCGACGAAGAACTCGACGCAGGCGAGTTCAAAGTGAACCGACGCGCGGCGGGCGACGAGGTGCGCCACTCGTTCGCTGCGCTCCGTGAGGCAGTCGATGCAGAAATCGGAGACCGCCCGCGACGACCCCGCTATCTTCCGGCGCACATGAGCGCCCACCCGCACTTTACGGGTGCGTAG
- a CDS encoding NAD(P)-dependent oxidoreductase, translating into MHVFVAGATGVLGRRLVSELAREGHEVVGLSRSARSDGVIRAAGGEPRRGDVLDFDSLLTATDGADVVVNAASAIPKTRAPTKQDWAHNDKIRRQGTKHLTAAAGHVGADQYVQQSLVWVARKPDGGSFSEEDDWNPTAITQSEVDAERLSIDARMEYAYDVSILRCGWLYAPDAAHTRLIAQGLLEGELPIIGGGLLGRKDATLSCLHAADAARAFTTVINRRTNGLWHVTDDTPVTTAGYFREFARLLGASEPRRIPAWLARFRTTKAAVDFFSHSMPTTNEPFCEETGWRPHFGDYRDGLSHIVEEWERQGSLTDRRGKPTWVGEQSDSTIWRTA; encoded by the coding sequence ATGCACGTCTTCGTTGCTGGGGCGACCGGAGTCCTTGGCCGGAGACTCGTCTCTGAACTGGCCCGCGAGGGCCACGAGGTCGTTGGGCTCAGCCGGTCTGCGCGGAGCGATGGCGTGATTCGCGCCGCTGGCGGCGAGCCACGGCGCGGAGACGTTCTTGATTTTGATTCACTGCTCACCGCCACAGACGGCGCAGATGTCGTGGTAAACGCGGCCTCTGCGATACCAAAGACGCGCGCGCCGACGAAACAGGACTGGGCGCACAACGACAAAATCCGACGCCAAGGCACGAAACACCTCACCGCCGCGGCCGGACACGTCGGCGCAGACCAGTACGTCCAACAGAGTCTCGTCTGGGTTGCGCGCAAACCGGATGGTGGGTCGTTCTCGGAGGAAGACGACTGGAACCCAACCGCGATTACGCAATCGGAAGTCGATGCAGAGCGTCTCTCCATCGACGCGCGCATGGAGTATGCATACGACGTGAGTATCCTGCGCTGTGGCTGGCTGTACGCTCCCGACGCCGCCCACACTCGGCTCATCGCTCAAGGGTTGCTCGAAGGCGAGCTTCCGATAATCGGCGGTGGCCTCCTCGGCCGGAAAGACGCAACGCTCTCGTGTCTGCACGCAGCCGACGCAGCCCGCGCGTTCACGACAGTCATCAATCGCAGAACCAACGGGCTCTGGCACGTCACCGACGACACCCCGGTCACGACTGCTGGCTACTTCCGCGAGTTCGCGCGCTTGCTCGGGGCATCGGAGCCACGGCGCATCCCAGCGTGGCTTGCTCGCTTTCGCACCACGAAAGCGGCCGTCGATTTCTTCAGTCACTCGATGCCGACGACGAATGAGCCGTTCTGTGAGGAAACGGGCTGGCGGCCGCACTTTGGCGACTACCGCGATGGGCTCTCTCACATCGTAGAGGAGTGGGAGCGACAGGGCTCACTCACCGACCGCCGGGGGAAACCGACGTGGGTTGGCGAGCAATCCGATTCGACGATTTGGCGCACCGCCTGA
- a CDS encoding dipeptide epimerase has translation MSLDASFERVSLPLENPFTIARGTQEVAENVIVRIEDDDGTVGVGGAAPSEHYGETADTVEAVLPTLLSVVEEVGDPHALAEIERTMQARVNLNPAARVAVSIALHDLAAKRAGLPLYRYWGLDPSNAPDTSFTIGIDTKERMHEKTREAVDAGYDILKVKVGTDRDEEIIETVREAAPEATIRVDANEGWTPREAVEMTYMLNTYDVEFVEQPVPAEDPEGLKFVYERSPLPIAADESCITLADIPQIADRVDIANLKLMKCGSLREAKRMIHTARAHGLEVMLGCMIESNASIAAAAHLAPLLDYADIDGSLLLAEDRYDGISMPGGAIGLDPTRPGTGARHR, from the coding sequence ATGAGCCTCGACGCCTCCTTCGAGCGCGTTTCGCTGCCGCTCGAAAATCCGTTCACCATCGCGCGTGGCACGCAAGAGGTCGCAGAGAACGTCATCGTCCGCATCGAAGACGACGACGGAACCGTCGGCGTTGGCGGGGCCGCTCCCTCGGAGCACTACGGCGAGACCGCAGACACCGTCGAAGCAGTCCTCCCGACGCTCCTCTCGGTGGTCGAGGAGGTGGGCGACCCCCATGCCTTAGCGGAAATCGAGCGGACAATGCAGGCGCGCGTGAACCTGAACCCGGCCGCCAGAGTTGCGGTGAGCATCGCGCTCCACGACCTCGCGGCCAAACGCGCGGGCTTGCCCCTGTATCGCTACTGGGGACTCGACCCCTCGAACGCACCGGACACGTCGTTCACCATCGGCATCGACACGAAAGAGCGGATGCACGAGAAAACCCGCGAGGCCGTCGACGCGGGCTACGACATCCTGAAGGTCAAAGTCGGCACCGACCGCGACGAGGAAATCATCGAGACGGTCAGAGAGGCCGCCCCGGAAGCCACGATTCGCGTGGATGCAAACGAGGGCTGGACGCCCCGCGAGGCCGTCGAGATGACGTACATGCTCAACACCTACGACGTCGAGTTCGTCGAACAGCCGGTTCCCGCAGAAGACCCCGAAGGACTCAAATTCGTCTACGAACGCTCACCGCTCCCTATCGCCGCAGACGAGTCCTGTATCACCCTCGCAGACATCCCACAGATTGCAGACCGCGTGGACATCGCGAATCTGAAACTGATGAAGTGTGGCAGCCTCCGCGAAGCGAAGCGGATGATCCACACCGCGCGCGCTCACGGCCTCGAAGTTATGCTCGGGTGTATGATCGAGTCGAACGCTTCAATCGCGGCGGCGGCCCACCTTGCGCCATTGCTCGACTATGCCGACATAGATGGCTCATTGCTCCTTGCAGAAGATCGATATGACGGGATCTCGATGCCAGGCGGAGCGATCGGACTCGACCCCACACGTCCCGGAACAGGCGCACGCCACCGCTAA
- a CDS encoding DUF1611 domain-containing protein — protein sequence MDIALLAHEKFPDEAKTALGILRYSDDTVVAVLDRDSPDTRVHDTVPDVQDAPIVASIDEVESYDALVIGIAPIGGGFDDTWRDDVRTALKAGKDVISGLHYFLEDDEEFAQLADEHGADIWDVRKPHDDLTVAQGIADSVDAEVILTVGTDCSVGKMTVSLELARAAQERGIDAEFIPTGQTGIMIEGWGNPVDRVVSDFTAGAVEEMILEKGNDHDYLFVEGQGTIIHPAYSAVTCGILHGSMADKLVLCHAAGREAIHGYESFALPDFSTYRQLYEDLARPVHETEVVAGALNTRSIAEDEDAQAAVDDFADAIDAPATDPVRFDPDTILDEVL from the coding sequence ATGGACATTGCCCTACTCGCACACGAGAAGTTCCCCGACGAGGCGAAAACCGCACTCGGTATCCTTCGATATTCGGACGACACCGTCGTTGCCGTGCTCGACCGGGACAGTCCCGACACCCGCGTCCACGACACGGTTCCGGACGTCCAAGACGCGCCCATCGTCGCGAGCATCGACGAAGTCGAATCCTACGACGCGCTCGTCATCGGCATCGCGCCGATTGGCGGCGGGTTCGATGATACGTGGCGCGACGACGTGCGTACGGCGCTCAAAGCCGGGAAGGACGTCATCTCCGGCCTGCATTATTTCTTAGAAGACGACGAGGAGTTCGCCCAACTCGCAGACGAGCACGGCGCGGACATCTGGGACGTGCGCAAACCGCACGACGACCTGACCGTGGCGCAGGGTATCGCAGACTCAGTGGATGCCGAAGTCATCCTCACCGTTGGAACCGACTGCTCGGTCGGGAAAATGACGGTCTCGCTCGAACTCGCCCGCGCCGCACAGGAACGTGGCATCGATGCCGAATTCATCCCGACAGGCCAGACCGGCATCATGATCGAAGGCTGGGGCAACCCCGTTGACCGCGTCGTCTCTGACTTCACCGCGGGTGCGGTCGAGGAGATGATTCTCGAAAAAGGCAACGACCACGACTACCTGTTCGTCGAAGGGCAGGGCACCATCATCCACCCCGCCTACTCCGCGGTCACCTGCGGCATCCTCCACGGCTCGATGGCGGACAAACTCGTCCTCTGTCACGCCGCCGGACGCGAGGCAATCCACGGCTACGAATCGTTCGCGCTGCCCGACTTCAGCACCTACCGACAGCTCTACGAAGACCTCGCCCGCCCGGTTCACGAGACCGAAGTCGTCGCTGGCGCGCTCAACACGCGCTCTATCGCTGAAGATGAAGACGCACAGGCCGCCGTCGATGACTTCGCAGATGCCATCGACGCACCCGCGACTGACCCGGTCCGCTTCGACCCAGATACCATTCTGGATGAGGTACTATGA
- a CDS encoding Vms1/Ankzf1 family peptidyl-tRNA hydrolase gives MFDDLLGRTELKERIEELESETRHLERQLSAEQERRADAAHARQQAEERVNRLEDQIAGLEGKLDKPETEQSLSVRHEERLRGDRLSEVLTRLESVETEPEGALSAVVEDSLPAEVTDLLGDRAALVSRAAPCVFFGDDAGLVSVVLEPPLLPDAHVTWDDHFAFDRAWFEPTGSFAFALVRSDLFALGEYEGRERVSLTGFETDVKSNHSKGGFSQGRFERIREGQIADHVERCLAAVEQTDADRLIVVGERTVLGKFKPHADATRTVDATGDPEAALAEAFHDFWTTRLSSV, from the coding sequence ATGTTTGACGACCTGCTCGGCCGCACGGAGCTAAAGGAACGCATCGAGGAGCTCGAATCGGAAACCCGTCACCTCGAACGCCAGCTTTCGGCCGAACAGGAGCGCCGCGCCGACGCCGCCCACGCCCGCCAGCAGGCAGAAGAGCGCGTCAATCGCCTCGAAGACCAGATTGCGGGCCTCGAAGGCAAGCTCGACAAGCCAGAAACCGAGCAGTCGCTCTCGGTTCGCCACGAGGAACGGCTCCGGGGCGACCGACTCTCCGAGGTGCTCACCCGGCTCGAATCAGTGGAAACCGAGCCGGAGGGCGCGCTGTCTGCGGTGGTCGAAGACTCGCTCCCCGCGGAAGTCACCGACCTGCTCGGCGACCGCGCCGCGCTCGTCTCGCGGGCCGCTCCGTGCGTCTTTTTTGGCGATGATGCGGGCCTCGTGAGCGTCGTTCTCGAACCGCCGCTCTTGCCCGACGCACACGTGACGTGGGACGACCACTTCGCGTTTGACCGCGCGTGGTTCGAGCCGACGGGGAGCTTCGCCTTCGCGCTCGTCCGGTCTGACCTGTTCGCGCTTGGCGAATACGAGGGCCGCGAGCGCGTCTCGCTCACCGGCTTCGAGACAGACGTAAAAAGCAACCACTCGAAAGGTGGCTTCTCGCAAGGGCGCTTCGAGCGCATCCGCGAGGGCCAAATCGCAGACCACGTCGAACGCTGTCTTGCGGCGGTCGAACAGACCGACGCAGACCGACTTATTGTCGTTGGCGAGCGCACGGTGCTCGGCAAATTCAAACCTCACGCGGACGCCACGCGGACGGTCGACGCCACAGGCGACCCCGAGGCGGCACTTGCAGAAGCCTTCCACGATTTCTGGACGACGCGATTGTCGAGCGTCTGA
- a CDS encoding DUF5802 family protein — translation MFERFSSGYYVGQLYVEPYDGDVALMHHSQHEQVNEQVYATAGIARTDYPLVMKLGTCHFSVHGDAGVPEYTLAVPASLHEALRLDNPPERREVWLARGERAQQLLRIAGTVA, via the coding sequence ATGTTTGAGCGATTCTCAAGTGGCTACTACGTCGGTCAGTTGTACGTCGAACCGTACGATGGCGACGTTGCACTGATGCACCACTCCCAACACGAGCAGGTGAACGAACAGGTCTACGCCACGGCGGGCATCGCCCGCACAGACTACCCGCTCGTGATGAAACTCGGAACCTGCCACTTTTCGGTTCATGGGGACGCAGGCGTCCCCGAGTACACCCTCGCCGTGCCCGCGTCGTTGCACGAGGCGCTCAGACTCGACAACCCGCCAGAGCGCCGCGAGGTGTGGCTCGCCCGCGGCGAGCGCGCCCAGCAACTGCTCAGAATCGCGGGCACAGTCGCCTGA
- a CDS encoding DUF1405 domain-containing protein, producing MIPERYARYYLENAPSLTWLIFANAVAILVGVRFYVETMPDVSTFLWPFYTDSPVAVFFATLSLMVLVPNLGKRLDEAPQNLPLVYLHTIAFVWLVKYGIWTALALNLGFSEYFPAVWAYFGIILTHLGFVGEAYLMPHYGKTTRGALASALGLMLLNDYIDYGLGLHPPLRYEPGLALPVLTVVLSVGTVWLASRAFDRYEPTETTQ from the coding sequence ATGATTCCGGAGCGCTACGCGCGCTACTATCTCGAAAACGCGCCGAGCCTCACGTGGCTCATCTTCGCAAACGCCGTCGCAATCCTCGTCGGCGTCCGCTTTTACGTCGAGACGATGCCCGATGTTTCGACCTTCCTCTGGCCGTTTTACACCGACTCACCAGTGGCCGTGTTCTTCGCCACGCTCTCACTCATGGTGCTCGTCCCGAACCTTGGCAAGCGGCTCGACGAAGCGCCACAGAACCTCCCGCTTGTATATCTGCACACGATTGCGTTCGTCTGGCTCGTCAAGTACGGCATCTGGACGGCGCTCGCGTTGAATCTCGGGTTTTCCGAATACTTCCCCGCGGTGTGGGCGTACTTCGGCATCATCCTCACCCACCTCGGGTTCGTCGGGGAGGCCTATCTCATGCCCCACTACGGGAAAACGACGCGCGGGGCGCTCGCCTCCGCACTTGGTCTCATGTTGCTGAACGACTACATCGACTACGGACTGGGCTTGCACCCGCCGCTTCGCTACGAACCGGGTCTCGCGTTGCCGGTGTTGACTGTCGTACTCTCGGTCGGAACGGTCTGGCTCGCCTCGCGGGCGTTCGACCGATACGAGCCGACAGAAACCACCCAGTAA
- a CDS encoding helix-turn-helix domain-containing protein, producing the protein MIESTKPEHAVDLLQQLGLKEYEARCFVALTQLPTGTAKEISELADIPRTRVYDAIRVLEAEGLVTVQHGSPRRFRAVSVSEAAETLRMQYLERIESLQTTLNNLNPLTETTDDELMQEVWTLSNPRAIESRTIELIDTAKKELILVVADEAMLTEALFERLKAAKDRGVAVTVGGFSPTVIEALQHELTAIEVFESGLDWLVGP; encoded by the coding sequence ATGATTGAAAGCACGAAACCAGAACATGCCGTTGACCTGTTACAACAGCTCGGACTGAAAGAGTACGAAGCACGCTGTTTTGTCGCACTCACACAGTTACCGACTGGAACTGCAAAGGAAATAAGCGAACTCGCGGACATCCCTCGAACGCGGGTGTATGACGCCATTCGGGTGTTGGAGGCAGAAGGACTCGTCACCGTTCAACATGGCAGTCCCCGTCGGTTTCGTGCTGTTTCCGTTTCTGAGGCCGCAGAAACGCTTCGCATGCAGTATCTTGAGCGGATTGAAAGCCTTCAAACGACGCTCAACAACCTCAACCCACTCACAGAAACCACAGACGACGAGCTGATGCAGGAGGTGTGGACGCTTTCAAACCCTCGGGCTATCGAATCGCGCACCATCGAGCTGATTGATACGGCAAAAAAGGAACTCATCCTCGTCGTCGCTGACGAAGCGATGCTCACAGAAGCGTTATTCGAACGGCTCAAGGCGGCGAAAGACCGCGGCGTCGCCGTCACAGTTGGGGGATTTTCTCCGACAGTGATAGAAGCACTCCAACACGAGTTGACCGCGATTGAGGTGTTCGAATCCGGGCTGGATTGGCTTGTTGGGCCGTAA
- a CDS encoding metalloregulator ArsR/SmtB family transcription factor, with protein sequence MDSAALLDLLGNENRRRILRLLARKPCYVTEISEYLGVSPKAVIDHLRKLEDAGLVESRTDDQRRKYFHIARNLRLEVNVSPYSFGTKSAYPASSSLDMTTTCRHLTLDVKTASTNSDTSVEEVVSELASLEQLESELSMAQRWVQGRLTDVMDRLSEYVGDANARLFTDILRAIAGGADTVAKIATVVEAPYAIVEDSLYQLNERGLVYFENGRWKIAD encoded by the coding sequence ATGGACTCGGCTGCCCTGCTTGACTTACTCGGGAACGAAAATCGCCGGCGCATCCTGCGATTGCTCGCACGCAAACCGTGCTATGTGACCGAAATCAGCGAGTACCTCGGGGTCAGCCCAAAGGCCGTCATCGACCACCTGCGCAAACTCGAAGACGCCGGACTCGTCGAGAGTCGTACCGACGACCAACGGCGCAAATACTTCCACATCGCCCGGAACCTCCGGCTCGAAGTGAACGTCTCACCCTACAGTTTCGGCACAAAAAGCGCCTACCCAGCGAGTTCGAGCCTCGACATGACGACGACGTGTCGCCACCTCACGCTCGACGTGAAAACCGCGAGTACGAACAGCGACACCTCGGTCGAAGAGGTCGTCTCGGAACTCGCCAGCTTAGAGCAGTTAGAAAGCGAGTTGTCGATGGCCCAACGCTGGGTGCAGGGCCGGCTCACCGACGTGATGGACCGGCTCTCTGAGTATGTCGGCGATGCGAACGCGCGGCTCTTTACCGACATCTTGCGCGCGATAGCCGGTGGCGCCGACACGGTCGCGAAAATCGCGACCGTCGTGGAAGCGCCCTACGCCATCGTCGAAGACTCGCTGTATCAACTCAACGAGCGCGGGCTGGTGTACTTCGAGAACGGCCGTTGGAAAATTGCGGACTAA
- the gatD gene encoding Glu-tRNA(Gln) amidotransferase subunit GatD, translating into MNPGDRVRVERGGQTYDGVLLPSTTHETLVVKLDGGYNVGITRADAEVEVLESDVYQIEPGKTSDVSEVEFDDDLPTIALISTGGTIASTVDYRTGAVTAQFDAEDVLRAVPDLAGRANYRGRVVANILSENMTPDVWQDLAHAIYEEIENGADGVVVMHGTDTMQFTASAMAFMLETPVPIVFTGSQRSADRPSSDNVMNAVCAVEAAKSDCAEVLLCMHATESDTTCALHEGTRVRKNHTSRRNAFETIGAAPLGEIDYDTEELTFRREYTKRGERDLDIAPDIETDVELIKFTPGMDTAFLDVLEGKAGVVIEGTGLGHVHTDWIDSIEALVDDGTVVVMTSQCLAGRVCDRVYDTGRDLLDAGVVEGEDMLPGTAKVKLMWALANADDVTGTMQTPLAGEITPQSVPWN; encoded by the coding sequence ATGAACCCAGGGGACCGCGTCCGTGTCGAACGCGGCGGCCAGACCTACGACGGTGTGTTGCTGCCATCGACCACCCACGAGACGCTCGTCGTCAAGTTAGACGGCGGTTACAACGTCGGTATCACCCGCGCAGACGCCGAAGTCGAAGTGCTCGAATCTGACGTCTACCAAATCGAACCGGGCAAGACGAGCGACGTGTCCGAAGTCGAGTTCGACGACGACCTGCCGACCATCGCGCTCATCTCGACCGGCGGTACCATCGCCTCGACGGTGGACTACCGCACCGGTGCGGTGACCGCCCAGTTCGACGCAGAAGACGTGCTTCGCGCCGTCCCCGACCTCGCCGGACGCGCGAACTACCGCGGGCGCGTCGTCGCAAACATCCTCTCTGAGAACATGACGCCCGACGTGTGGCAAGACCTCGCCCACGCCATTTACGAAGAAATCGAGAACGGTGCAGACGGCGTCGTCGTCATGCACGGCACCGACACGATGCAGTTTACCGCGAGCGCGATGGCGTTCATGCTCGAAACGCCCGTCCCCATCGTCTTCACCGGGAGCCAGCGCTCTGCAGACCGCCCCTCCTCTGACAACGTGATGAACGCCGTCTGTGCGGTCGAAGCCGCGAAAAGCGACTGCGCAGAAGTGCTCCTCTGCATGCACGCGACCGAGAGCGACACGACCTGCGCGCTCCACGAGGGCACGCGCGTCCGGAAGAACCACACCTCCCGGCGCAACGCCTTCGAAACCATCGGCGCGGCTCCACTCGGCGAAATCGACTACGACACGGAGGAACTCACGTTCCGCCGCGAGTACACGAAACGCGGCGAGCGCGACCTCGACATCGCACCGGACATCGAAACCGACGTGGAACTCATCAAGTTCACGCCCGGGATGGACACCGCGTTTCTCGACGTGCTCGAAGGAAAGGCAGGCGTCGTCATTGAAGGCACCGGCCTCGGCCACGTCCACACCGACTGGATCGACAGCATCGAAGCGCTCGTTGACGACGGCACCGTCGTTGTCATGACCAGCCAGTGTCTCGCCGGGCGGGTCTGTGACCGTGTGTACGACACGGGCCGCGACCTCCTCGATGCGGGCGTCGTCGAAGGCGAAGACATGCTCCCGGGCACGGCCAAAGTCAAGCTGATGTGGGCGCTCGCCAACGCCGACGACGTGACCGGCACGATGCAGACGCCGCTTGCTGGCGAAATCACGCCGCAGTCTGTGCCATGGAACTGA